GAAGGAAGCGCGCTTCTCGATGCTCGAAAAACTCGCCGACCATGACGACGCGCTGATGGAGCAGCTGCTGGAGGACATCGAGCCGCCGCGCGACGCCGTGTTCGACGATCTCGCGCGCGAGCTGCGCGAGGGGCAGATCTGCCCGGTGCTGCTCGGCGCTGCGCTGCGCGAGAACGGCGTGCTGCGGCTGATGAAGGCGCTGCGCCATGAGGCGCCCGGCGTGGCCGAGACCGCCAAGCGCCTCGGCGTGCCCCAGACCAAGGACGCGCTCGCCTATATCTTCAAGACCATGCACCTGCAGCACGGCGGCAAGCTGTCGCTGGCGCGCGTGCTCACCGGCCATCTCGACGACGGCGCGACGCTGCAGAGCTCGTCCGGCGGCGCGGGCCGCATCTCCGGCATCTACGCCACCAGCGGCGCCTATGACAGCAAGCGCCCCTCGGCGGAAGCCGGCGAAACGGTGGCGCTCGGCAAGCTCGACGCGGTCAGGACCGGCGACACGGTATCGAGCGGCAAGGTTGCGCCGCAGGCGCTGGTCAAGGTCGAGCCGATCGCGCCGGTGCTCGCGATGTCGGTCGCGGCCGCCGATCGGAAGGACGACGTCAAGCTCGGCCAGGCGCTGCTGCGCCTCAACGAGGAAGATCCGTCGCTGACCATGGTGCAGAACCAGCGCACCCACGACATCGTGCTGTGGGGGCAGGGCGAGATGCATCTGCGCGTGGCGCAGGAGCGGCTGCGCGACCGCTTCGCCGTCAACGTCAAGTCGCACCCGCCGGCGATCGGCTATCAGGAGACCATCCGCAAAGCCATCACCCAGCGCGGCCGGCACAAGAAGCAGTCGGGCGGTCACGGCCAGTTCGGCGACGTGGTGCTGGAGATCCGGCCGGTGCCGCGCGGCGAGGGCTTCACGTTCGCGGAGAAAGTGGTCGGCGGCGCGGTGCCGCGCAATTACATCGGCGCGGTGGAAGAGGGCGTCGTCGACGGGCTGGCGCGCGGGCCGCTCGGCTTCCCCGTCATCGACGTGCAGGTGACGCTGACCGACGGCTCCTATCACAGCGTCGATTCCTCCGATCTCGCCTTCCGCACCGCGGCGCGGATCGGCGTCAGCGAGGGCCTGCCGCAGTGCCAGCCGGTGCTGCT
This genomic interval from Bradyrhizobium sp. NP1 contains the following:
- a CDS encoding elongation factor G, whose translation is MGQDVRSPRGPRCIALVGPFQSGKTTLLEAILARTGAIPRAGSVDAGTSVGDASPEARHHKMSVGLSAASTSFMGDSYTFIDCPGSVEFAHDMRAALPAVDAAIVVCEADEKKLPQLQIILRELEELRIPRFLFLNKIDKANKRIRETLATLQPASRVPLVLRQIPIWKGELIEGFVDLALERAFVYREHKASEVIALEGGDLDREKEARFSMLEKLADHDDALMEQLLEDIEPPRDAVFDDLARELREGQICPVLLGAALRENGVLRLMKALRHEAPGVAETAKRLGVPQTKDALAYIFKTMHLQHGGKLSLARVLTGHLDDGATLQSSSGGAGRISGIYATSGAYDSKRPSAEAGETVALGKLDAVRTGDTVSSGKVAPQALVKVEPIAPVLAMSVAAADRKDDVKLGQALLRLNEEDPSLTMVQNQRTHDIVLWGQGEMHLRVAQERLRDRFAVNVKSHPPAIGYQETIRKAITQRGRHKKQSGGHGQFGDVVLEIRPVPRGEGFTFAEKVVGGAVPRNYIGAVEEGVVDGLARGPLGFPVIDVQVTLTDGSYHSVDSSDLAFRTAARIGVSEGLPQCQPVLLEPIHVVEIVCPNDATAKINAILSARRGQILGFDTRDGWSGWDCVRAMMPEAEIGELIVELRSATAGAGSFTRQFDHMAEVTGRAADQIIAAHRDAA